The proteins below come from a single Papaver somniferum cultivar HN1 chromosome 11, ASM357369v1, whole genome shotgun sequence genomic window:
- the LOC113321686 gene encoding uncharacterized protein LOC113321686, with protein MVWALDIMPGLLNLCGRKIESKGWQPHMLCVSCTKSPPYPHIIGALEDNDVHARSDIMWQKGDGDQLIMLGLEEGTSESSSFIWIEEERHEYHGKEYSPRKKDTNTTVKGFHEVPEMATVFSSKKRKTSTEKSRPYKGNGIGNNEPEHFPSSEPMTIPAIPILHTSVKNSHDKDVRIGNMSSCSGPETRGIESLEVGELVEESADATMKMSSCKGLTNDSTLLNILASIDVFPSPPGFASASSQERVEGFEYVDNFKIPEEHVILYKKIYEKHGHMATKKVIKFNDAMLLTCVTSLLKIISAMENVRGSEFSEPVLERWEGFIKDAEALEFNIKWLREGLDRLRNHWRSSFEIDKEVESHSQVLDAMQVKYVHLSTREDELNAELSEVKIQKREVEATISSEREAIQEKVTEKNKFRCEPVLGSVLS; from the exons ATG GTTTGGGCTCTCGATATCATGCCTGGGTTACTTAATCTGTGTGGACGAAAGATAGAAAGTAAAGGCTGGCAGCCTCATATGCTTTGTGTATCATGCACGAAATCTCCTCCATACCCCCATATTATTGGGGCGTTGGAAGATAATGAT GTTCATGCCCGTTCGGATATAATGTGGCAAAAAGGTGATGGAGATCAGTTAATAATGCTTGGCTTGGAGGAAGGTACCTCCGAG TCAAGTTCTTTTATCTGGATAGAGGAAGAAAGACACGAATACCACGGAAAAGAATACTCTCCGAGGAAGAAAGACACCAATACTACGGTGAAGGGTTTTCATGAAGTCCCAGAAATG GCAACTGTCTTTTCGTCTAAAAAGAGAAAGACAAGTACAGAAAAGTCTCGCCCTTATAAAGGAAATGGAATTGGTAATAATGAACCTGAACATTTTCCTTCATCAGAACCAATGACTATACCTGCCATCCCTATCCTCCACACTAGTGTGAAGAACTCGCATGACAAGGATGTACGCATAGGGAATATGTCATCTTGTTCTGGACCAGAAACTAGGGGAATTGAATCACTTGAAGTGGGTGAGCTCGTTGAGGAATCTGCAGATGCTACAATGAAAATGTCCTCTTGTAAAGGCTTGACTAATGATTCTACCTTGttaaatattttggcttccataGATGTCTTTCCTTCCCCCCCAGGGTTTGCAAGCGCATCATCCCAAGAGAGAGTGGAAGGATTTGAATATGTGGACAACTTCAAGATCCCAGAAGAGCATGTAATTTTGTATAAGAAGATCTATGAAAAACATGGGCATATGGCGACTAAAAAAGTCATCAAGTTCAATGATGCTATGTTACTCACATGTGTGACCAGTTTATTGAAGATTATCTCGGCAATGGAAAATGTGCGAGGTTCTGAATTTAGTGAACCGGTGCTGGAGAGATGGGAAGGATTCATCAAAGATGCTGAGGCCTTGGAGTTTAATATTAAGTGGCTTCGCGAAGGACTCGATCGGCTTAGGAACCACTGGAGGTCTTCATTTGAGATAGATAAAGAAGTTGAAAGCCATTCACAAGTATTGGATGCAATGCAAGTTAAATATGTTCACCTCTCAACAAGAGAAGACGAGCTAAATGCAGAACTTTCAGAGGTAAAAATTCAGAAAAGGGAAGTTGAGGCAACTATTTCGTCCGAGCGAGAAGCTATTCAAGAAAAGGTGACTGAGAAAAACAAATTTAGGTGTGAACCTGTTCTAGGGTCAGTTCTTAGCTGA
- the LOC113323758 gene encoding uncharacterized protein LOC113323758 yields the protein MWQKGDQNQLIVLGLEEGTSESGCFIHEKERNEYLGGELSRRDSFHERVDGNQGHEVLDPDPLFLSKKRKISTEESRPGDGKGIGNHESEPMTIPGTPILRTLEFVIKEKEKDIPHTSVKHSHGINVPKRNMSSCSGAETTGIGSLEMGELAEEPVDATMDASSSKGLITDSTLLNILTSIDVFPSPPGFTSSSAQERVEGFEFVDNFKIPEEHVVLYKKIYEKHGHMATKKVIKFNDAVLLTCVTSLLKIIPAMENVRGSELSEALLERWEGFIKDAEALEFNIKWLREGLNRLINYWKSSFWIDKEVESHELVLDAMQIKYVSLSTREDEINAELSEVKIQKREAEAKISSQRKAIQEKLAQRIKLRNESILGTVLS from the exons ATGTGGCAAAAGGGTGATCAAAATCAGTTAATAGTGCTTGGCTTAGAGGAAGGTACCTCCGAG TCAGGTTGTTTTATCCATGAGAAAGAAAGGAACGAATACCTTGGGGGGGAATTGTCTCGTAGGGACTCTTTCCATGAGAGAGTGGACGGCAATCAAGGCCATGAAGTCCTAGACCCG GATCCTCTCTTTCTGTctaaaaagagaaagataagtacaGAAGAATCTCGCCCTGGTGATGGAAAGGGAATTGGTAATCATGAATCTGAACCTATGACTATACCTGGCACTCCTATCCTCCGGACCCTGGAATTCGTgataaaagagaaggagaaagatatACCGCACACTAGTGTGAAGCACTCGCATGGCATAAATGTACCCAAAAGGAATATGTCGTCTTGTTCTGGAGCAGAAACTACAGGAATTGGATCACTTGAAATGGGTGAGCTTGCTGAGGAACCTGTGGATGCTACAATGGACGCATCCTCTTCTAAGGGCCTGATTACTGATTCTACCTTGTTAAACATTTTAACTTCCATAGATGTCTTTCCTTCGCCCCCAGGGTTTACAAGTTCTTCAGCTCAAGAGAGAGTGGAAGGATTTGAATTTGTGGATAACTTCAAGATCCCGGAAGAACATGTAGTTTTGTATAAGAAGATCTATGAAAAGCACGGGCATATGGCGACTAAAAAAGTCATTAAGTTCAATGATGCTGTGTTACTCACATGTGTTACCAGTTTATTGAAGATTATCCCGGCAATGGAAAATGTGCGAGGTTCAGAATTGAGTGAAGCCTTGCTGGAGAGATGGGAAGGATTCATCAAAGATGCGGAGGCCTTGGAATTTAATATTAAGTGGCTTCGTGAAGGATTAAATCGACTTATTAACTATTGgaagtcttcattctggatagaTAAAGAAGTTGAAAGCCATGAACTAGTATTGGATGCAATGCAGATCAAATATGTTAGCCTCTCGACAAGAGAAGACGAAATTAATGCTGAACTTTCAGAGGTAAAAATTCAGAAAAGAGAAGCTGAAGCTAAGATTTCATCCCAGCGAAAAGCTATTCAGGAAAAGCTGGCTCAGAGAATCAAATTACGGAATGAATCTATTCTAGGGACCGTGCTTAGTTGA